The Palaemon carinicauda isolate YSFRI2023 chromosome 9, ASM3689809v2, whole genome shotgun sequence sequence cccatcttcaccatcatagctaattggtaggtttgggacttggcattcgattaatgataatttttttgcacatttaaacgtgtttctttgaaatatgaaagaaacacgtttaaatgtgcaaaattttttcatttttttgttgaaGAGAAATAACTCTTTAGACGAAAATAACACTGAAGATGAGTGTAAAATAcctggaagaaaattagaaaagaaaactgGAAGTACACTGGGAAGTGAATGAAAGGTTGGGAATGTGTGCAAAATTTGCCATATCGGCAAAATCTTCGAAATCTAAAAAATCTGCAAAGGATTTCTTTTGTGGTGGAGGacattaatactattttttttcaatgatattggGGAATACAAATGCTGTTAAAATGTCTACAGCCAATGACGCATGCGTGAGGGTATTAAGATTTTCCGAATTAGATAGTTTGATGTCTAACATACTGAAACACAACTTCTCTAAAACTACTTCACATGTACACAAAggatatttatcttttaaattaaattttagtcTTATTGTTTGAAACCATAGAAATATGGTTGGACGGCAAGGAAGGACTTTTTATATATTCCTCCTTAAAGAATCttgattgtatatataatatatttacacataaatatttttatatatactaacacatcatatatatatatatatatatatatatatatatatatatatatatatatatatttatatatatatatatatatatatatatatatatatatatatatatatatatatatatatatatatatatatatatatatatatatatatatatatatatatatatatatatataataaattttgcacatttagacgtgtttttcatattcaaataagacatatatatttttgatacattaatgtctggattctcttaacgacctcgggatcagaggcccaggttgaattacacaaagacaagagcttgtgaccgtccgggaatagaaccctggtccggcaagattgtggtagtcactgtctatacaagcttgccggaccagggttcgactcccgtacggtcacaagctcttgactttgtgtgattccgcatggggctctgatcccgatgttgttacGAAAAtctaaacattaatgtatcaaaaatatatatggcttatttgaatatgaaaaacacgtctaaatgtgcaaaatttatcattaatcgattgccaagtacCAAACTactaattaactacgatggtgaagatgggttgatttcaattctaagtacaaaacacctaattcgataggtataagtacgaaagaattgttattgactttttatcattcttcggggccaagtggtaagtcactgtctatacaagcttgccggaccagggttcgattcacggacggtcacaagctcttgtctttgtgtgattccgcctggggctctgatcccaaggtcgttaagagaatccagacattaatttatcaaaaatatatatggcttatttgaatatatatatatatatatatatatatatatatatatatatataaatatatatatatatatatatatgtatgtatacatacatatatatatacatacatacatacatatatatatacatacatatatatatatatatatatatatatatatatatatatatatatatatatatactagaaaaaatatatatacatatatatatatatatatatatatatatatatatatatatatatatatatgtatatatatatatatatatatatatatatatatatatatatatatatatatatatatgtatgtatatatatatatatatatatatatatatatatatatatataatagataatatatatatatatatatatatatatatatatatatatatatatatatacatatatataatatatatacatatatatatataatatataatacatatatacatatataatatatatatatatatatatatatatatatatatatacgtatataatataatatatatacatatatataatatatatatatatatatatatatatatatatacatacataatataatatatatacatttataatatatatatatatatatatatatatatatatatatatatatatatatatgtatatatatatatatatatatatatatatatatatatatatatatatatatatatatatatatgtatatatatatatatatatatatatatatatacatatataatatgatatatatatatatatatatatatatatatatatatatatatatatatatatacatatatatatatatatatacacatttatatatatatatatatatatatatatatatatatatacatatatatatatatatatatatatatatatatatatatatatatatatatatatatatatatatatatatatatatatatatatatatatatatatatatatatatatatatatatatatatatacacatttatatatatatatatatatatatatatatatatatatatatatatatatatacatctatatatatatatatatacatatatcatcatcatcatcatcatcatcatcatttcagccttcgaaagtcctttgttggatgtaggccttccccaggttcctccacagatttctgttgcaagctattctgtgccactgttgcttatgttggtctaagtcatctcgccagcgggttttttgtcttcctcggtttcttgtgtatcctcggggtgtccagaaggttgttcgtgatgtccatcggttgtctgtcattctggcaatgtgccccgcccagttccatttgagcttgctaatggtttcaaggacatccattactttagttttttgacgtatccatttagctgtttttctatccttccatgttagatttagcataattctctcatgtgccctctgcattgttcgtaatttaagggaaagcttttttgttagattccaagtttcgaccccataggtgacagtggggaggatacactgatcatagactttcctttttaagatgataggaatcttcttattttttaacactgtactggctcttccaaacgcttgccaaccgagggttgttcttctttttatttcgctctctttacaggcgtcatgaagagagattcgttgtcctaggtagatgtagtggtccacttcctcaatttgttggttttcaatttcaagtatgtcatctgcattttcagtatacttattgctcatgactttggtcttttggatgTTCATGTtaaggccaattgatttgcttgcttcatttagctcggtgagcatatgttgaagctcttctttggtgtgagcaatgataatgatgtcatcagcaaatcttaggtgacttagatattctccatctatttttattcctttttcttgccagttgagttgttggaacgctctctccaggcaggcagtaaacagtttgggtgagctagtgtcaccttgtctgacacctctcttgagttggaatggttcagagtccttgtggaggcgaataaatgatgttgcatggtcatagatgtgacatagtacattaatgtaaactgagtcaactccctgttcttccagcgctgacatgacctcctcagtttcaatcgagtcaaatgctttggtgtaatctacaagtgctactacaagtggtatcttatattcatttgttttctcaatgatttggtttactgtttgtagatggtcaattgtggagtagcctcttctaaagcccacttgttcccttggctgattttcatcaagctttcctacaattcggttgataATAACTCTGGTGAAAATTTTacaaataacattaaggaggctaattggccgttggttgttcatgtccctggggtcgccttttttgtagagtagaatgaggatagctttattccactcttctggcgttttgctcttcttcagacattcattgaatagtcgcgccagtctgacctggattggctcatcagcatctgctattaggtctaacgtgatgttatctggtcctggtgctttccccttcttcatttgcttgacagctagtcgcacctcgcctgctgtgatctctggaaagtggtgagatgggtgttgatttgctctttcacgaagatggtaacgaggtctttctgaggggtaaagcttttggtagtactctcttgctcgcttagctattccatcacggttggttgtaagggatccgtcttcttctagcacaccagtgaattgcagcttccctccgccgagttttctttttgctgtcttctcgttgctttttctgtatagttttatttagttctgctgcttcaactttctccctcactgttgatgggggcttgagatttctccgtttttttcatgaggttctttgtcttccgagaatttgctgttgtcagagggttttgtgtcctggaacttccTTGCAACTTCTTTCAGGGGGATAATGatgttatttttcaagttttcaagatcagtttcattaatgttttggtcttctaaatttccaagaatctcatagcggttttttaactctatctgaaatgtagatttgagagcttcaggtactttgatatgttctggtcttaagaagtatagtttttgcctttcttgtttggtgttgatttagactttgcatcttatcatcctgtgatcactgcctacattgacttggttcaggacatcaacatttttaactatattatgtttgtctaccagtatgtagtctatttcattatgtgtttcatggtttgggcttcgccatgtccatctcttgttttcactcatttgaaagaatgtgttcatgatcttgaagttatgtgctacagcaaaatttatcaaatcatctcccctttcatttctctccccatatccaaatttgccaacgcaatccaattttagcattgaaatcccccattatgatgttgtaatgggctttgttgttattcagagtggtatataggtcatcataaaagttatccagttcctcttgggatgacaatgatgtgggagcatatacctgtatcatagttagtctgtaccgctttgaaattctaagagtgacactagcaactatatatacatctatatatatatatatatatatatatatatatatatatatatatatatatatatatatatatatatacatttatttacttatatatatatatatatatatatatatatatatatatatatatatatatacatttatttacttatatatatatatatatatatatatatatatatatatatatatatgtaaatatagatatatatacatttatatatatatatatatatatatatatatatatatatatatgtacatatatatatatatatatatatgtacacacatatatatatatatatatatatgtatatatatatatatatatatatatatatatatatatatatatactctatatatacatatatatatacatatatacatatatatatatatatatatatatatatatatatatatatatatttatatatatatatatatatatatacatatatacatatatatatatatatatatatatatatatatatatatatatatatatatatatatatatatacataaatacatacatatatatatatatatatatatatatatatatatatatatatatatatacatatatacatatatttatatatatatatatatatacatatatacatatatatatattatatatatattatatatatacataaaatatatatatatatatacattatatatatacatatatatatatatatatatatatatatatatatatatatatatatatatatacatatatacatatatatatattatatatatatatatatatatatatatatatatatatatattatatacatataatatatatatacatatatatatatatatatacattttatatatatatatatatacacacacacacacacatatatatatatatatatatatatatatatatatatatatatatatatatatatacatacatatatatatatatatatatatatatatatatatatatatatatatatgtatatacacacacatatatatatatatatatacatatatatatatatatatatatatatatatatatatatatatatatatatatatatatatatttcatttttcgaaATATGATTGATATAAAAAGAAAGGGTTATGGAAATGGAAAACGAAAAACGTTCCATTTAAATTTACAGCAGTAATGAGATTTAAAAGTGAAGTGAATTCAAAAGAATCCTTGAATATGGTTCTGCCATTTTTCCTCCGGAGAATTGCAGCCAAGGAAAAACAAATAATTGAATCTCCCATTGGCTTGGTCCACCACAAATATGTTGTTGCAGAAAAACCCGAAAGAAATGTTAGTTTCTTTTCATACTTGGCAAATAATTCAATAAGAAAGTGTCCTCAAAATAATTGCTTATTATAGAATGTATTATGAAGCCAAAAGCGAGGAATAGTTAGTTTTCCAAGAAATTACCAAATTTGAGAAGGTAAACACAAGTCTCCCCTCATAGTTTACATATAACACACTAATTTTAACATTTTTACTCCtattaagatatttcataacaATTACTCATTACTTCAAGTAATTATttatttccgtagatttatttctTCAcgggctttttttcctgttgggttTATATCATCCAGGTTTTAAAACAAGtttaacaacaacaccaacaccaataataataataataataataataataataataataataataataataataataataataataataataatatgacagaccaactattgggcttgtagcatccttattttccaacaaGGGGTTtagatgaaataatgataataataataataataataataataatatgacagaccaactattgggcttgtagcatccttatATTCCAACAAGGGGTTtagatgaaataatgataataataataataatgataataataataataataataataataataaaaataataataataataataataattataataataacaataataataataataataataataataataataataataataataataatatgacagacGATCTATTAGCATTTAACAAGCAATACACTTGATTAACAATCTTAATCTTCTGGTCAATACAAACCAGACGAAATCTTGAATTCTTAAAACGAACCTTGAAAGCGAAGAAAATTAATCCATAAAATATTCCCCGCAGCAACTCTTACATTTCCCAAGAATTCATATTTCTCATTTTTCGTGAAAGCCAACACTTGGATTATTCAAAGGCGTAAATAATATACAAGATGAAAGTCATAACCTAttaaattctttctctttctttttgtcaCTAGAACGTGACCAGACGAGAAAATTGGTTCATGCAGCCTATTGCTTCACCTCCTTATCTGGATACATTGGAAAATCTGTTCTGAAAGTTCATGAGTTAAATGCAATCTGATTTCGTAAAACTAGACTTGCTATTTATGGCTAACTCGCTTGTATTACACTTTTTGTTTGActatttttataagatttttccAGTATACAGAAAACATCTAACGTTTACACATGTTTGTGTGGAAAAATTTTACTGCAATTTATTTtccatataatcatataattatttttagcgcgatttttatatcatatatatgataatgaGAGTAATAAGTAAAAACAACAAAACGGAAAACAAAGAACTTTAGAGGCTTGCAATAGTTTTTTAAAGGGCCTTTGAAATGCACTTAATGATTGAATCACTGACCAATTCCCATATAAAGCTgtatacagcctctctctctctctctctctctctctctctctctctatctctctctctctctctctctctctctctctctctctctctctctctctctctctctctatatatatatatatatatatatatatatatataatgtgtatatactgtatatatatatatggatatatataaatatatatatatatatatatatatatatatatatatatatatatatactgtatatatatatatatatatatatatatatatatatatatatatatatatatatgtatatgtatatatatatatgtatatatatatatatatatatatatatatatatatatatatatatatatatattcataacatatatatatatacatatgcatatacatacattatatatatatatatatatatatatatatatatatatatatatatatatatatatatatgtatgtatgtatgtatgtatctgtcaaAACTTTTGCAGTACTCATAGCccatcaaagacaaggaatagatgaatcttatgttagaacactggaACACTCTGCAGGAAGTACATTGATCCAATTATGAAAATTCCCATTAAGAGGAAGTTAATAAGGAAACCCTATCTCTCAAACTATTCCTAGAATGCTTTCaagaatttagactgggaaaatataggaattaagatTAATTGAGAATACCTTAACTTAGGATTGGAAATGAtaaagttctatttagtgaatcatggttcAAATAGCAAAAGATGATGAaagagttgaataaaaaaaaataaaagtgtaagattgacaataaatatgagaaaacatagataatgttcaatgaaaattgagACACAACAGACAAGTGTTAGTgatgaacctctagaaattgttaatgaacatGCGTACTTGGGATAGACAATATGCGTTTCCACAGGATATGAGACAGAATTTAGAAGGATAGGCATAGGATGGATGGATGTTTGTAAAAAATGatactatgaaatgtaaaatgccactttctctataaagaaaaatatgtaaccAGATGGTTCTGCCAGTATTAATTCATGCATCAGAAGTTTTGAGCCTTAtagaagccttaaaacataagctacttaaaattcaaagagctaaggaaagaataatgatgggaataacacttacacagaaaaagatcaacaaggatacgagaccaaactgaagtagaggatattctaacagcatctaagaaaaaaaaaaagacaaggacaggacctataatgagaatgacataaatgGCATGGGCAACAAGAATAACAGacgaagcaaggaaaggaaagaagacgatagattgacaagctaagaaatttTATGGGTATAGACTGACAGAGATATcttaaatagacgcaagtggaaggacgtgtctgaggtctttgaccTATAGCGGATTAGCAATGGacgataattttgatgatgatgatatatatatatatatatatatatatatatatatatatatatatatatatatatatatatatatccataaatagataagtaaataaacataTTTGTGATCACAATcgaaatgaatataaatgaattaattaagTATCATTATGGTAGATGATGCCAACAAAACAAATCACTAATCCCGAAGAGCATGAACTAAACAGCCATTGAtaaaattcaacattttttttgAATGGTTTAAACATTAtggatttatttgtttttgtttaaaacATGTATCTCAACTAGTTATTCTACTTAACGAACATAGCAATTGATCTATAAAACATACCTTGGGCATTCAAGAATTTTTTGTGACTGATTTTCGTGATTTGATAATAGCATCACATAAATCAACATTATATAGCAAAGGATGAAGCTTATAGTGATGGAGCGTTTACACCATATATGGTCTGAATAAGTTGTTTTGCTTAAAATCGAAGTGACCtttccaaaaagaaaatattttttcaagtcCTGATTGGGATATGAGAATTTCtaatatcaatttaaaaaatatgaaaatcattttaatcttcagtgaaaaaaatatattcattgatTATAAATTACACGCGTATAATTCATTCATCATAAATAATGGTTCTTAATGTTGAGAGTGAAATTAACTATCACTATTTTTCAGTCTATGATGTGTCTGGCTGTAACATTTTAAAAACCATTTCTATCCGATTGGAAATAGATTTAGTgatagcctaatggaaacgtccctgcctggcgttctgccagactcgCGTTCGAGACCTGGTCAAGCTTGATAGttctttttagtgtctgcaacctcaccatccttgtgagcaaaagataggtggggtttggggagcctataggtctacctgctgaatcatcctcCGCTATTGCATGGTCTTCCCGGGTCcatgcttgggtggaaaggggctagggcgctgatcatatgtatatatgttcagtctctagggtattgtcctgcgaaatcactgtcactgtcccttgtctcattcaatagcggcctttaaacctttaatagcaaAAGATTTTGCTTTTACGTGAGATACAGACTCGACATTTGAGTTCATCCTCGTTCGCACTAAGCgtaggaagacgaagaagaaaactaacagaagggaaaattaaataaacaagGTAAATTCAGACTCCAAGCGAGGACGTGCTTTCTCATGATACAAACTGTAGTGATCCCCGACGCAAGAGAGTTCAAGCCCtcgaaataaattttcctttttcatttctctttaaatTCATCAGCCTCACAATCTCAGCTTGGCGATTATCTCTTTAATTTGACTCCCACAGGAGATAAACTCGACTTACATGTCTGTTGCAATATTACCCTCATTAGGAGACGTCATTAGGACTTGATTTTTTCTTCATTCTCACGTTGATGCGAACGAAAAAAGACTGGTTTTGACTCGAATTACTCAGAATCAGTTTCAACTTAATCAAAAATTGGAATCGAATTTGAACTGACAAAAAGGTCATTAGAGGGATAGGAAAACTGTTTGACGAAAAACGGAAACGGCTAGGTTCAGCCTAAAATCAGCATCGTGATTGGCTGACATCTTCTCACAGACGATTCATGTAAACATAGTAATCATATCAATAACACagattatatgtaaatatgcagCCTACATCTCGCCAAAACAGAAGAGCAATAACAATGTTTACTTTCGAGCGAAGCAGAGACCATTTGAGTGGTGGCCAATTACGATGCTTGTGGGCGGAGCATGGTCAAGATTTTAGGCTGGACACAATTGCAACCCAAGAAATGTGGGAGTAACTTTATGGAATTTTACTTTTGTTTAATTGTATGGTCCTTATTTCATAAATAATcagtataaaaatcatatatatgcaaatgtggGTTACAAGTACATTCAGATCTTCGGCTAGACAAagggaggctagacggagggaggctgtATGGAGGGAGGCTAGACAGAGGGAAGCTGTACAAAGGGAGGCTGTACAGAGGGAGTGTAGACTGAGAGATGCTAGACGGAAGGAGGCTAAACGAAGGGAGGCTAGAAAGAGGGAGGCTCTACGGAAGGAGGCTGGACGGAGGGAGGCTAGGTGGAGGGAGGctggacggagggaggctagatgaaGAGAGGCTACACGAAGAGAGGCTAGACGGAGAGTGGCTGGACAGAGGGAGGCTAGACAGAGGGAGGCTAGACTGAGGGAGGCTGGATGGAGGGAGGCTGGATGGAGGGAGGGTAGACAGAGGGAAGCTGTACAAAGGGAGGCTGTACGGAGGGAGGGTAGACTGAGAGATGCTAGACGGAAGGAGGATAAACGAAGGGAGGCTAGAAGGAGGGAGGCTCTACGGAAGGAGGCTGGATGGAGGGAGGCTAGGTGGAGGGAGGctggacggagggaggctagatgaaGAGAGGCTACACAAAGAGAGGCTAGACGGAGAGAGGCTAGACAGTgagaggctagacggagggaggctggACAGAGGGAGGATAGATGGAGGGAGGGTggatggagggaggctagacgaagagaGGCTACACGAAgagaggctagacggagggaggctggacggagggaggctagacggagggaAGCTGTACGGAGGGAGGCTGTACGGAGGGAGGGTAGACTGAGAGATGCTAGACGGAAGGAGGATAAACGAAGGGAGGCTAGAAGGAGGCAAGCTCTACGGAAGGAGGCTGGATGGAGGGAGGCTAGGTGGAGGGAGGctggacggagggaggctagatgaaGAGAGGCTACACAAAGAGAGGCTAGACGGAGAGAGGCTAGACAGTgagaggctagacggagggaggctggACAGAGGGAGGATAGATGGAGGGAGGGTggatggagggaggctagacgaagagaGGCTACACGAAgagaggctagacggagggaggctggacgtagggaggctagacggagggaAGCTGTACGGAGGGAGGCTATACAGAGGGAGGCTAGACTGAGAGATGCTAGACGGATGGAGGCTAAACGAACGGAGGCTAGAAGGAGGGAGGCTAGACGGAAGGGAGCTCTACGGAGGGAGGCTATACGGGGGGTGGCTAGACTGACGAGAGGCTAGACGGAGAGATACTAGGGGGAGGGAGGCTAGACGGATGGAGGCAAGATGTAgagaggctagacggagggaggctagatgtAGAGACGCTAGAGGGAggaaggctagacggagggaggctgaAAGGAGGGATGGAATATTCCACGGAACAACACAAACCATTCGGATGCATCGTGTTTATGTAAATGGTGCTTGTTAAACGCACTGACGCAATGAtggttttattaattttcaataatattatttgaTTATCGTTTAGGGTTTTCAGATGATTCTGGAGCGG is a genomic window containing:
- the LOC137646520 gene encoding uncharacterized protein slr1819-like; its protein translation is MVSAFGRSLTNKHVMSKRDSVYKLSQEHLRHSSLLIMSRKPSHCLKPPLVSLATPRIASLRRAPFRLASLLLASVRLASIRLASLSLASLCIASLRTASLRLASLRPASLRLASLRVASLRLASLHPPSLHLSSLCPASLRLASHCLASLRLASLCVASLHLASLRPASLHLASLHPASFRRACLLLASLRLSSFRLASLSLPSLRTASLRTASLRLASLRPASLRLASLRVASLRLASLHPPSLHLSSLCPASLRLASHCLASLRLASLCVASLHLASLRPASLHLASLHPASFRRASLLLASLRLSSFRLASLSLPSLRTASLCTASLCLPSLHPASLHPASLSLASLCLASLCPATLRLASLRVASLHLASLRPASLHLASLRPASFRRASLFLASLRLASFRLASLSLHSLCTASLCTASLCLASLHTASLRLASLCLAEDLNNVTRRENWFMQPIASAPYLDTLKNLF